One stretch of Longimicrobiaceae bacterium DNA includes these proteins:
- a CDS encoding universal stress protein, with protein MLKSLVVGVNGSEPSEAAVQVAVDWARTLGISVTFLAVLDVQELTGGQAVGIMGSAFKAERDEQVIANWRERLEGALADAARVAEAAGVTFETRLVEGSPTEELEREVQRHDLLIIGERAEPHSDREPAPSETMMQIVRTSPRPVVVAGAPLEAGASVVVAYDGSAPASQALESFIQSGLYSDLPVQLVGVSDEREEMEEVLQGALEYVRRHDREGRIQVIPKGKGVAESLLDFLQHEPPALLVMGTHGSPGLKKRLLGSVSREVLEKARVPVYLER; from the coding sequence ATGTTGAAGAGCCTTGTCGTAGGAGTGAACGGAAGCGAGCCGAGTGAGGCCGCCGTCCAGGTCGCGGTCGACTGGGCGCGCACGCTTGGGATTTCCGTGACCTTCCTGGCCGTGCTGGATGTCCAAGAGCTGACCGGCGGGCAGGCCGTGGGGATCATGGGAAGCGCGTTCAAGGCGGAGCGCGACGAGCAGGTGATTGCCAACTGGCGCGAACGTCTGGAGGGTGCGCTGGCGGATGCCGCCAGGGTGGCCGAGGCGGCGGGGGTCACCTTCGAGACGCGCCTGGTGGAGGGCTCGCCCACCGAGGAACTGGAGCGGGAGGTGCAACGGCACGACCTGCTGATCATCGGAGAGCGCGCCGAGCCCCACTCCGACCGCGAGCCCGCGCCGTCCGAGACGATGATGCAGATCGTCCGCACCTCCCCGCGGCCAGTTGTCGTGGCAGGAGCACCCCTCGAAGCAGGTGCCTCCGTGGTGGTCGCCTACGACGGCAGCGCTCCGGCCTCGCAGGCGCTGGAATCCTTCATCCAGAGCGGTCTGTACAGTGATCTTCCCGTGCAACTGGTCGGCGTGAGCGATGAGCGGGAGGAGATGGAGGAAGTCCTGCAGGGAGCGCTCGAGTACGTGCGACGGCATGATCGCGAGGGTCGCATTCAGGTCATCCCCAAGGGGAAGGGCGTTGCCGAGTCCCTGCTGGATTTCCTCCAGCACGAGCCGCCGGCCCTGCTGGTGATGGGCACGCATGGATCGCCCGGGCTGAAGAAGCGGCTGCTCGGCTCGGTCTCCCGCGAAGTCCTGGAGAAGGCGAGAGTGCCCGTATACCTCGAGAGGTAG